A window of Brevibacterium ihuae contains these coding sequences:
- a CDS encoding general stress protein produces the protein MTENAATPAGQQFADRTPLAQPVPREIIARFHDYLPAQDAVDRLADAGFEVSTVRIVGHDLTTVEHVTGNMTWGKAAGYGALSGAWIGLLLGLVFALFVAGVGIFSVLLSSVALGAVWGLIFGLIGFAINGKNRSFRSIQSLKAAEYTLEVEAPRAAEAIRVLGTTR, from the coding sequence ATGACCGAGAACGCAGCAACCCCCGCCGGACAGCAGTTCGCCGACCGCACCCCGCTGGCGCAGCCCGTCCCGCGGGAGATCATCGCGCGCTTCCACGACTACCTGCCCGCCCAGGACGCGGTCGACCGGCTCGCCGATGCGGGCTTCGAGGTGAGTACCGTACGCATCGTCGGTCACGACCTCACCACCGTCGAACACGTCACCGGGAACATGACGTGGGGCAAGGCGGCCGGGTACGGAGCCCTGAGCGGCGCCTGGATCGGTCTGCTCCTCGGGCTCGTGTTCGCCCTCTTCGTCGCCGGGGTCGGGATCTTCTCCGTCCTCCTCTCGAGCGTCGCCCTCGGTGCGGTCTGGGGTCTGATCTTCGGACTCATCGGATTCGCCATCAACGGGAAGAACCGGAGCTTCAGGTCGATCCAGTCGCTCAAGGCCGCCGAGTACACGCTCGAGGTCGAGGCGCCCCGCGCCGCCGAGGCCATCCGGGTCCTCGGCACCACGCGCTGA
- a CDS encoding MarR family transcriptional regulator, translating into MWLLERLAECGSARMSELAGWQSVDRSTITVQVKRLEGNGLIARDPDPADRRAVQVSLTRNGRSAMEDHARRMSDTMDRLISAWEPDDVADFSRLLARFAQALDENLENAAEEPRRDPDRHQRAGHGEPAAPDRSEQPDSRLA; encoded by the coding sequence GTGTGGCTGCTCGAGCGCCTCGCCGAATGCGGCTCCGCCCGGATGTCCGAGCTCGCCGGCTGGCAATCGGTCGACCGGTCGACGATCACCGTTCAGGTCAAGCGGCTCGAGGGCAACGGGCTCATCGCCCGGGACCCCGATCCCGCCGACCGTCGTGCGGTGCAGGTGAGCCTCACGCGCAACGGCAGGTCCGCCATGGAGGACCATGCGCGCCGCATGTCCGACACCATGGACCGCCTCATCAGCGCCTGGGAGCCGGACGACGTCGCCGACTTCAGCCGACTCCTCGCCCGGTTCGCGCAGGCCCTCGACGAGAACCTCGAGAACGCGGCGGAGGAACCGCGCCGGGACCCCGACCGCCACCAGCGTGCGGGCCATGGGGAACCCGCAGCGCCGGACCGCTCGGAACAGCCGGATTCACGGTTAGCATGA
- a CDS encoding PLP-dependent aminotransferase family protein, whose protein sequence is MDSVRSHLNEYVSTVGKSPIRALFELSFDPNLISFAGGNPASELFDVDGLAKSFAHVMEIAGPRAMQYASTDGEPEMRAAAAQRSTGMGVPTTASQVFITSGSQQGIGLLSQTLVNPGDVVLVENPSFVSALQAFGLQGAEFKPVDTDEAGVVPEALDAAIRRWKPKAVYLIPTFQNPTGVTMPESRRRAVADIFAAHDTWLIEDDPYSELRYTEDQQIPICADPRLDDRAFLLNTLSKVLSPGLRVGWVRGPEHILERLSVAKQATALQTSTIDQLAAAHYLAHTDLQATLDPIRAEYARRRDAMLTGLREVLPPGSAMTEPAGGMFVWARLPEGYDASELVYDAIEAGTMFVPGAPFYVADPDPRTLRFSFVSNTPEVTRTGLERLAPVFRRG, encoded by the coding sequence ATGGATTCGGTCCGCTCACACCTCAACGAATACGTGTCCACAGTGGGGAAGTCGCCGATCAGGGCCCTCTTCGAGCTCTCGTTCGACCCCAACCTCATCAGCTTCGCCGGCGGCAATCCCGCCTCCGAGCTGTTCGACGTCGACGGCCTGGCGAAGTCCTTCGCCCATGTCATGGAGATCGCCGGTCCGCGGGCCATGCAGTACGCCTCGACCGACGGCGAGCCCGAGATGCGGGCCGCCGCCGCGCAACGATCCACCGGGATGGGCGTGCCGACCACGGCCTCGCAGGTGTTCATCACGTCCGGCTCGCAACAGGGCATCGGGCTGCTGAGCCAGACGCTCGTCAATCCCGGCGACGTCGTCCTCGTCGAGAACCCGTCCTTCGTGTCCGCGCTCCAGGCGTTCGGGCTGCAGGGGGCCGAGTTCAAGCCGGTCGACACCGACGAGGCCGGCGTGGTGCCCGAGGCGCTCGACGCGGCGATCCGCCGCTGGAAGCCCAAGGCCGTGTATCTCATTCCGACGTTCCAGAACCCCACCGGGGTGACGATGCCGGAGTCCCGCCGTCGCGCGGTGGCCGACATCTTCGCCGCGCACGACACCTGGCTCATCGAGGACGACCCGTACTCCGAGCTGCGGTACACCGAGGACCAGCAGATCCCGATCTGCGCCGATCCGCGCCTCGACGACCGCGCCTTCCTCCTCAACACCCTCTCGAAGGTCCTCTCCCCCGGTCTGCGGGTGGGCTGGGTGCGCGGGCCCGAGCACATCCTCGAGCGGTTGAGCGTCGCCAAGCAGGCGACCGCCCTCCAGACCTCGACGATCGATCAGCTCGCCGCCGCCCACTACCTCGCGCACACCGATCTCCAGGCCACCCTCGATCCCATCCGCGCCGAGTACGCGCGGCGGAGGGACGCGATGCTCACCGGGCTCCGCGAGGTCCTGCCCCCGGGGTCGGCGATGACCGAGCCCGCAGGCGGCATGTTCGTATGGGCGCGGCTGCCGGAGGGGTACGACGCCTCCGAGCTCGTCTACGACGCGATCGAGGCCGGCACGATGTTCGTCCCGGGCGCGCCGTTCTACGTCGCGGATCCGGACCCGCGCACCCTGCGGTTCTCCTTCGTCTCGAACACCCCGGAGGTCACCCGCACGGGCCTCGAACGCCTCGCCCCGGTCTTCCGCCGTGGCTGA
- the pgsA gene encoding CDP-diacylglycerol--glycerol-3-phosphate 3-phosphatidyltransferase: MQAGSAAHAGERRGGSSWLNVPNVISIVRLIVLVPVVIWLMSMPEHRIAATVMLAVFGATDWIDGFWARRFGQVTRVGEILDPVADRLGIAIICIAMAWFDILPMWMLFVIVLTDLFLGIVGAIRLDATSTSHVSWLGKVRTALIMTGLPLLLLSTATQLQDTPLHQVATFLLSAGVLLHLAAGVDYAVRLIRTPRN; this comes from the coding sequence GTGCAGGCGGGAAGCGCTGCACATGCGGGCGAACGCCGGGGTGGCTCCTCGTGGCTCAACGTGCCGAACGTCATCAGCATCGTGCGGCTCATCGTCCTCGTGCCGGTGGTCATCTGGCTCATGAGCATGCCCGAGCACCGGATCGCCGCGACGGTCATGCTCGCGGTGTTCGGCGCGACCGACTGGATCGACGGCTTCTGGGCGCGGAGGTTCGGGCAGGTCACCCGGGTGGGAGAGATCCTCGATCCGGTCGCCGACCGACTGGGCATCGCGATCATCTGCATTGCGATGGCATGGTTCGACATCCTCCCGATGTGGATGCTCTTCGTCATCGTGCTCACCGACCTCTTCCTCGGGATCGTCGGCGCGATCCGCCTCGATGCCACGTCGACCTCGCACGTGAGCTGGCTGGGCAAGGTGCGCACCGCGCTCATCATGACCGGGCTGCCGCTCCTGCTCCTGTCGACGGCGACCCAGCTCCAGGACACCCCGCTCCACCAGGTGGCGACGTTCCTCCTGTCGGCCGGGGTGCTCCTCCACCTCGCGGCCGGCGTGGACTACGCGGTGCGGCTGATCCGCACCCCGCGGAACTGA
- a CDS encoding serine hydrolase domain-containing protein — MSAGAGAEERARSAVRAHLAEAFAVHPAPEVAWGLVLDGRLVDGENLDRAFRIASMTKCFTAAAVLGIRYGAIPSRRRLDLDDALAEYVRDAARPFDEITVRDALTMAGGLPTDDPWADRLEAMTGAELDALIARSPLQRFVAGTGYEYSNLGYALLGRVVEEATGRPYTAVVAEEILVPLGLVSTGFDVADLDPERVVPGFRRTADGGLEELAPTRPGAFSAIGGLWSTVPDIAAWIARLLDARPDRWARALRDVQQPQRFIGIDASAGGPSANSYGYGLHSSTDPVFGEFLHHSGGYPGFGSHMRWHPATRSGVIVFGNVTYFPARTIATGAAEACVTALGYVRDPDGRRRGTGALRGSAAPSAVRATEPPSAARVGDPAGVCASAPSTSRDVGAPSGAAAAERATVVEADDTAGTAAPGTTEAGAGAEAGAEVGTPVEAEVSAEAEEQRVEAPAGGRPVPPSERLVERLGIELPVSAEARRIAKRVEQLLRSWDDAEADALFSPNMDLDVPRTERRAVLDAVLAATGESESGEADSGGAAGSGVDDPAPSASARVSDSAPGAASRERIGTAAAASAEVPDVVWTSPTRARWTVRGPNGTRAVALELTPFRQVQKLTVSVEDETAEQH; from the coding sequence GTGAGCGCAGGAGCAGGTGCGGAGGAGCGCGCGCGGTCCGCCGTCCGCGCTCACCTCGCCGAGGCGTTCGCCGTGCACCCCGCACCCGAGGTCGCCTGGGGGCTCGTCCTCGACGGGCGCCTGGTCGACGGGGAGAACCTCGACCGGGCGTTCCGCATCGCGTCGATGACGAAGTGCTTCACTGCGGCGGCCGTCCTCGGGATCCGGTACGGCGCGATCCCCTCCCGGCGGCGCCTCGACCTCGACGACGCGCTCGCGGAGTACGTGCGCGATGCCGCCCGGCCGTTCGACGAGATCACCGTCCGGGACGCCCTGACCATGGCCGGCGGCCTGCCCACCGACGACCCCTGGGCCGACCGGCTCGAAGCGATGACCGGCGCGGAGCTCGACGCGCTCATCGCCCGCTCGCCGCTGCAGCGGTTCGTCGCCGGCACCGGGTACGAGTACTCGAACCTCGGGTACGCGCTGCTCGGCCGGGTGGTCGAGGAGGCCACGGGGCGTCCGTACACTGCGGTCGTCGCCGAGGAGATCCTCGTGCCGCTCGGACTCGTCTCGACCGGATTCGACGTCGCGGATCTCGATCCGGAGCGCGTGGTCCCCGGATTCCGCCGAACGGCCGACGGCGGGCTCGAAGAGCTGGCGCCCACGCGGCCGGGTGCGTTCTCCGCGATCGGCGGCCTGTGGTCGACGGTGCCGGACATCGCCGCCTGGATCGCGCGGCTCCTCGACGCGAGGCCGGATCGGTGGGCGCGCGCCCTGCGCGACGTCCAGCAGCCGCAGCGCTTCATCGGGATCGACGCGTCCGCCGGCGGTCCGTCGGCGAACTCGTACGGCTACGGTCTCCATTCCTCGACCGATCCGGTGTTCGGCGAGTTCCTCCATCACTCCGGCGGGTACCCGGGCTTCGGCTCCCACATGCGCTGGCACCCTGCGACGCGCTCGGGCGTCATCGTGTTCGGCAATGTCACGTACTTCCCCGCCCGGACGATCGCCACCGGCGCCGCCGAGGCCTGCGTCACCGCGCTCGGATACGTGCGGGATCCGGACGGGCGGCGGCGGGGGACGGGTGCTCTCCGGGGTTCGGCGGCGCCTTCTGCGGTGCGGGCGACGGAACCGCCTTCTGCAGCTCGGGTCGGTGATCCGGCCGGAGTCTGCGCGTCGGCGCCGAGCACGTCCCGGGACGTGGGCGCGCCGTCGGGTGCGGCCGCCGCCGAACGCGCGACTGTGGTCGAGGCTGACGACACTGCCGGAACCGCGGCTCCCGGCACCACCGAGGCGGGGGCCGGGGCCGAGGCCGGCGCCGAGGTGGGGACGCCTGTTGAGGCGGAGGTGTCCGCCGAGGCGGAGGAACAGCGCGTGGAGGCGCCCGCCGGCGGACGACCGGTGCCGCCGAGCGAGCGGCTCGTCGAGCGCCTCGGCATCGAGCTGCCGGTATCAGCGGAGGCCCGCAGAATCGCAAAGCGGGTCGAGCAGCTCCTCCGGTCCTGGGACGACGCCGAGGCGGACGCCCTGTTCAGCCCGAACATGGACCTCGACGTTCCGCGAACGGAGCGGCGAGCGGTCCTCGACGCCGTGCTCGCCGCCACGGGTGAGTCCGAGTCGGGCGAGGCCGACTCCGGAGGCGCGGCCGGGTCAGGAGTTGACGACCCAGCCCCCTCGGCCTCGGCGCGGGTTTCGGACTCGGCGCCGGGCGCTGCGTCCCGGGAGCGGATCGGTACGGCCGCAGCCGCCTCGGCCGAGGTGCCGGACGTCGTGTGGACCAGTCCCACCCGAGCACGCTGGACGGTTCGCGGTCCGAACGGCACGCGCGCCGTCGCACTCGAGCTGACCCCCTTCCGCCAGGTGCAGAAGCTCACGGTGAGTGTCGAGGACGAGACCGCAGAGCAGCACTGA
- a CDS encoding APC family permease, translating to MPELKRSLGVLQLLAFGVAGVVGSSWIYTNSTLFDSYGAGGVVFGLAIGVLLATCVALAYSELTTAFPRAGGEVVYSYTSMGRGAAFFTGWMLLGAYVSSLAFYVTAFGYLLGNFFPVFNTIPLYTINGETVYLPVLLVGVVLTLLFFALNWFGVEIGAQVQLALFFAIIVIGAALVVVGFATGGPENFFPAFHPESSALADTLRFVIPSMTFLAGFGLVAVLAEDAKVSPRKIGRTVVLTVLAAGGFYCLVLAATAWVHPWEETAAMDLGTVSAFDAAGFPLLGIGAYLIAFLGLLTSFLGLFVASSRILVAMGRANLLPARLADIHPKRRTPHVALIFTAAVTLGLGWLGPGAVVWFLDTGGVYLGIVWCMVILAKYLVPRRYPELERPYVSRLGFLPAIGAVGALLVIVWAIVPGTGASLIWPAEYIILGIWLVLGAILFAVSRAKPRTEALHALLGDSYAHLHRHEVEAQEREDR from the coding sequence GTGCCCGAACTCAAGAGATCGCTGGGGGTGCTCCAGCTCCTCGCCTTCGGTGTCGCCGGCGTCGTCGGCTCGAGCTGGATCTACACGAACTCCACGCTGTTCGACTCCTACGGCGCCGGCGGGGTGGTGTTCGGCCTCGCGATCGGCGTGCTGCTCGCCACCTGCGTGGCGCTCGCGTACTCCGAGCTCACCACCGCGTTCCCGCGCGCCGGCGGCGAGGTGGTCTACTCCTACACTTCGATGGGCCGCGGGGCGGCCTTCTTCACCGGGTGGATGCTGCTCGGCGCCTATGTGTCGTCCCTCGCCTTCTATGTCACGGCGTTCGGGTACCTGCTTGGGAACTTCTTCCCCGTGTTCAACACGATCCCGCTCTACACGATCAACGGCGAGACGGTGTATCTCCCCGTCCTGCTCGTCGGCGTGGTCCTCACGCTCCTGTTCTTCGCCCTCAACTGGTTCGGGGTCGAGATCGGCGCACAGGTCCAGCTCGCGCTGTTCTTCGCGATCATCGTCATCGGGGCGGCGCTCGTCGTCGTCGGCTTCGCCACGGGCGGCCCGGAGAACTTCTTCCCGGCCTTCCACCCGGAGAGCTCAGCGCTCGCCGACACCCTGCGGTTCGTCATCCCGAGCATGACGTTCCTCGCCGGCTTCGGTCTCGTCGCCGTCCTCGCCGAGGACGCCAAGGTGTCGCCGCGGAAGATCGGCCGGACGGTCGTGCTCACCGTGCTCGCGGCCGGCGGCTTCTACTGCCTCGTCCTCGCAGCGACCGCCTGGGTCCACCCGTGGGAGGAGACCGCGGCGATGGACCTCGGGACCGTGTCGGCGTTCGACGCCGCGGGCTTCCCCCTCCTCGGGATCGGTGCGTACCTCATCGCCTTCCTCGGGCTCCTCACGAGCTTCCTCGGCCTCTTCGTCGCGAGCTCGCGTATCCTCGTCGCGATGGGTCGGGCGAACCTCCTCCCGGCCCGGCTCGCCGACATCCACCCCAAGAGGCGCACGCCCCACGTGGCCCTGATCTTCACCGCCGCGGTCACGCTCGGCCTGGGATGGCTCGGTCCCGGAGCGGTGGTGTGGTTCCTCGACACCGGCGGCGTGTACCTGGGAATCGTGTGGTGCATGGTCATCCTCGCGAAGTACCTCGTGCCCCGGAGGTACCCCGAGCTCGAGCGGCCGTACGTCTCCCGGCTGGGCTTCCTGCCCGCGATCGGTGCGGTGGGGGCGCTGCTCGTCATCGTCTGGGCGATCGTCCCCGGCACCGGCGCCTCGCTCATCTGGCCGGCGGAGTACATCATCCTCGGCATCTGGCTGGTGCTCGGCGCGATCCTCTTCGCCGTGTCCCGGGCCAAGCCGCGCACCGAAGCGCTCCATGCGCTGCTCGGCGACTCCTATGCGCACCTCCACCGCCACGAGGTCGAGGCACAGGAGCGGGAGGACAGGTGA
- a CDS encoding NAD(P)-dependent alcohol dehydrogenase translates to MTAVACYQATSASEPLTKGTLDRRALRADDVMIEIEYAGICHSDIHTVRDEWGGCRYPMTPGHEIIGRISELGAEVSDFSVGDRVGVGCLVDSCGECAQCSAGNEHYCENGSVGTYNSTDRVDGSVTQGGYATHIPVSRRFLIRIPESLDPAAATPLLCAGITTYSPLRKWRASEGSHVAVVGLGGLGHVAVKLAAAMGARVTVFSHSLSKEADGLRFGAAEYVSTAEDGFHRAHRAEFDLILNTVSVPLDTDTYLKMLRPEGAYVLLGLPPGSLSVLPGLLIGGRRTVAGSIIGGIPETQEMIDFCAEHGITAEIELIDAEGINEAYDRVVDSDVRYRFVIDAKTF, encoded by the coding sequence ATGACTGCTGTCGCGTGCTACCAGGCCACCTCCGCGAGCGAACCGCTGACCAAGGGAACCCTCGACCGGCGCGCGCTCCGCGCCGACGACGTGATGATCGAGATCGAGTACGCGGGGATCTGCCATTCCGACATCCACACCGTGCGCGACGAATGGGGCGGCTGCCGCTACCCCATGACCCCGGGCCACGAGATCATCGGGCGGATCTCCGAGCTCGGCGCCGAGGTGAGCGACTTCTCCGTGGGCGACCGGGTGGGCGTGGGCTGCCTCGTCGACTCGTGCGGGGAGTGCGCGCAGTGCAGCGCGGGCAACGAGCACTACTGCGAGAACGGTTCGGTCGGCACCTACAACAGCACCGACCGGGTCGACGGCTCGGTGACCCAGGGCGGCTACGCCACCCACATCCCGGTAAGCCGCCGCTTCCTCATCCGTATCCCCGAATCCCTCGATCCGGCGGCTGCCACCCCGCTCCTGTGCGCCGGCATCACCACGTACTCCCCGCTCCGCAAGTGGCGCGCCAGCGAGGGATCGCACGTCGCCGTCGTCGGCCTCGGCGGGCTCGGCCACGTCGCGGTCAAGCTCGCCGCGGCGATGGGCGCGCGCGTCACCGTGTTCTCCCACTCGCTCTCCAAGGAGGCCGACGGCCTGCGGTTCGGGGCCGCGGAGTACGTGTCGACCGCCGAGGACGGCTTCCACCGCGCCCACCGCGCCGAGTTCGACCTCATCCTCAACACCGTGTCCGTCCCGCTCGACACCGACACCTATCTCAAGATGCTCCGACCCGAGGGCGCCTACGTCCTCCTCGGACTGCCGCCCGGTTCGCTGTCGGTGCTGCCGGGCCTGCTCATCGGCGGCCGCCGGACGGTCGCCGGGTCGATCATCGGCGGCATCCCGGAGACCCAGGAGATGATCGACTTCTGCGCCGAGCACGGGATCACCGCAGAGATCGAGCTCATCGACGCCGAGGGGATCAACGAGGCCTACGACCGCGTCGTCGACTCCGACGTCCGCTACCGCTTCGTCATCGACGCGAAGACCTTCTGA
- a CDS encoding VIT1/CCC1 transporter family protein — MSMNPADPRSVPAHADEAHTAATSSKLNWLRAGVLGANDGIVSVAALLVGVAAASSELGPVVVAGVAALVAGAISMALGEYVSVSTQRDTEKALIALESHELATMPEEELEELTRIYEGKGLTRDTAERVAAELTAHDALGAHLEAELHMGEEDLTNPWHAAGASALAFVIGGILPLVALLAVPTELRIIAVFVVVLLALVLTGWISARLGGSPRVPAILRIVVGGALALAATTLIGSLFGVAGV; from the coding sequence ATGAGCATGAACCCCGCGGATCCCCGTTCCGTCCCCGCCCACGCGGACGAGGCCCACACCGCTGCGACCTCCTCGAAGCTCAACTGGCTGCGGGCCGGCGTCCTCGGTGCCAACGACGGCATCGTGTCGGTCGCGGCGCTCCTCGTCGGCGTCGCCGCGGCGAGCAGCGAGCTCGGTCCCGTCGTCGTCGCCGGCGTGGCGGCCCTCGTCGCCGGTGCGATCTCCATGGCGCTCGGCGAGTACGTCTCGGTGTCGACGCAGCGCGACACCGAGAAGGCCCTCATCGCGCTCGAGAGTCACGAGCTGGCGACGATGCCGGAGGAGGAGCTCGAGGAGCTCACACGCATCTACGAGGGCAAGGGTCTCACCCGGGACACCGCAGAGAGGGTCGCCGCGGAGCTCACCGCCCATGACGCGCTCGGCGCTCACCTCGAGGCGGAGCTCCACATGGGGGAGGAGGATCTGACGAATCCCTGGCACGCCGCCGGCGCCTCGGCGCTCGCCTTCGTCATCGGCGGCATCCTGCCGCTGGTCGCGCTCCTCGCGGTGCCCACCGAGCTGCGGATCATCGCGGTGTTCGTCGTCGTCCTGCTCGCTCTCGTCCTCACCGGGTGGATCAGTGCACGGCTGGGCGGCAGCCCCCGGGTGCCGGCGATCCTCCGGATCGTCGTCGGCGGTGCGCTCGCACTCGCCGCGACCACCCTCATCGGCTCGCTGTTCGGCGTCGCCGGGGTCTGA
- the panB gene encoding 3-methyl-2-oxobutanoate hydroxymethyltransferase — protein MSYHRDSQPSEKRRAPVRTLHLAQWKAEGRRWSMLTAYDYSTAAAFDDAEIPVLLVGDSAANVVYGESTTIPATLDQMIALATGVVRGAPNTLVVVDLPFGSYEVSPSQAVESAIRVMKESGAHAVKLEGGAERAAAIRAVVDAGIPVMAHVGFTPQSVNALGGYRVQGRDEAAATTLREDARAVEEAGAFAVVLEMVPANVAAEVTAALEIPTVGIGAGVGCDAQVLVWQDMVGMTPGRLPRFVRRFGEVGEALRQAARDYDTAVRAGEFPAEEHSF, from the coding sequence ATGAGCTATCACCGCGACTCCCAGCCCTCCGAGAAGCGCCGCGCCCCCGTCCGCACCCTGCACCTCGCGCAGTGGAAGGCGGAGGGCAGGCGCTGGTCGATGCTCACCGCCTACGACTACTCGACCGCTGCGGCGTTCGACGACGCCGAGATTCCCGTCCTCCTCGTCGGCGATTCCGCGGCCAACGTCGTCTACGGCGAATCGACGACGATCCCCGCGACTCTCGACCAGATGATCGCCCTTGCCACCGGGGTGGTGCGCGGCGCCCCGAACACCCTCGTCGTCGTCGACCTGCCGTTCGGGTCCTACGAGGTCTCCCCCTCCCAGGCGGTCGAGTCCGCGATCCGGGTGATGAAGGAGTCCGGGGCGCACGCCGTCAAGCTCGAGGGCGGAGCGGAGCGGGCCGCGGCGATCCGCGCGGTCGTCGACGCCGGGATCCCGGTCATGGCCCACGTCGGCTTCACCCCGCAGAGCGTCAACGCGCTCGGCGGGTACCGGGTCCAGGGGCGCGACGAGGCGGCCGCGACGACCCTGCGTGAGGACGCTCGGGCGGTGGAGGAGGCCGGAGCCTTCGCCGTCGTCCTCGAGATGGTGCCGGCCAACGTCGCCGCCGAGGTCACCGCGGCGCTCGAGATCCCGACGGTCGGCATCGGCGCCGGCGTCGGGTGCGATGCGCAGGTCCTCGTGTGGCAGGACATGGTCGGCATGACTCCCGGCCGGCTGCCGCGCTTCGTGCGCCGGTTCGGCGAGGTGGGCGAGGCGCTCCGCCAGGCCGCGCGCGACTACGACACCGCGGTGCGAGCCGGCGAGTTCCCCGCCGAGGAGCACTCCTTCTGA
- a CDS encoding heavy metal translocating P-type ATPase, producing the protein MFRTRFWVSLALSIPVVIFSPMFAGFLGYAVPDFPGAHWIPPVLGTVIYLYGGMPFLSGGVSELRSRRPGMMLLIAMAITVAFVASWITSLGIGGFHLDFWWELALLVVIMLLGHWMEMRALGAASGALDALAELLPDDAETIVDGDVVTVPIAELHAGDTVLVRSGGRVPADGRIIDGRAEFDESMITGESKTVSRADGDSVVAGTVAVDNSVRIEVEATGDDTALAGIQRLVSEAQDSSSRAQALADRAAALLFWFALGAGILTFLVWLLLGFPDEAVVRTVTVLVIACPHALGLAIPLVIAISTERAAKAGVLIKDRIALERMRSIDTVLFDKTGTLTQGAHAVTDVAAVSGTSTGRVLALAAAAEAQSEHPVARAITAAAAEDSEAARERLTGSDFSSAAGRGVRAQVDGAEVAVGGPNMLGVMGIGSPAELSDRIEDWTARGASIVHVVADGEVIGAVALEDAVRPESRAAVAALRERGVHLALITGDARQVAEAVGRELGIDEVFADVLPQDKDSAVADLQARGRSVAMVGDGVNDAPALARADVGIAIGAGTDVAMESAGVVLAGNDPRAVLSMIDLSRASYRKMIQNLVWAAGYNVLAVPLAAGVLAPIGFVLSPAVGAVLMSLSTIVVALNAQLLRRVELDPQALAPTSAEDDAPRREAPAEAADRA; encoded by the coding sequence ATGTTCCGGACCCGGTTCTGGGTCAGCCTCGCGCTGTCGATCCCCGTGGTGATCTTCAGTCCGATGTTCGCCGGCTTCCTCGGCTACGCGGTGCCGGACTTCCCCGGTGCGCACTGGATCCCGCCCGTGCTCGGCACGGTGATCTACCTCTACGGCGGCATGCCGTTCCTGTCCGGCGGGGTCTCCGAGCTCCGGTCCCGCAGGCCGGGGATGATGCTCCTCATCGCGATGGCGATCACCGTCGCCTTCGTCGCCTCGTGGATCACGAGCCTGGGGATCGGCGGGTTCCACCTCGACTTCTGGTGGGAGCTCGCACTCCTCGTCGTCATCATGCTCCTGGGCCACTGGATGGAGATGCGGGCGCTCGGCGCCGCCTCGGGCGCTCTCGACGCGCTCGCCGAACTCCTGCCCGACGACGCCGAGACGATCGTCGACGGCGACGTCGTCACGGTGCCGATCGCCGAACTGCACGCCGGGGACACCGTCCTCGTCCGCTCCGGCGGGCGCGTACCGGCCGACGGTCGGATCATCGACGGCCGCGCCGAGTTCGACGAGTCGATGATCACCGGGGAGTCGAAGACCGTGTCGCGCGCTGACGGGGACAGCGTGGTCGCCGGCACCGTCGCGGTGGACAACTCTGTGCGGATCGAGGTCGAGGCGACCGGCGACGACACCGCGCTCGCCGGCATCCAGCGGCTCGTCTCCGAGGCCCAGGACTCCTCGTCCCGCGCCCAGGCGCTCGCCGACCGGGCCGCCGCCCTCCTCTTCTGGTTCGCGCTCGGCGCGGGCATCCTCACCTTCCTCGTCTGGCTGCTCCTCGGCTTCCCGGACGAAGCCGTGGTGCGGACGGTCACCGTGCTCGTCATCGCCTGCCCGCACGCGCTCGGGCTCGCCATCCCGCTCGTCATCGCGATCTCCACCGAACGGGCAGCGAAGGCCGGGGTCCTCATCAAGGATCGGATCGCCCTCGAGCGGATGCGGTCGATCGACACCGTCCTGTTCGACAAGACCGGAACGCTCACGCAGGGAGCCCATGCCGTCACCGATGTCGCCGCGGTGTCGGGGACGAGCACCGGCCGGGTCCTCGCGCTCGCCGCAGCCGCCGAGGCGCAGAGCGAGCATCCCGTGGCGCGCGCGATCACCGCGGCCGCGGCGGAGGACTCCGAGGCCGCGCGCGAGCGGCTCACCGGGAGCGACTTCTCGTCAGCCGCCGGGCGCGGGGTCCGGGCGCAGGTCGACGGGGCCGAGGTCGCCGTCGGCGGACCGAACATGCTCGGAGTGATGGGCATCGGGTCCCCGGCGGAGCTGTCCGACCGGATCGAGGACTGGACGGCGCGCGGAGCGAGCATCGTCCACGTCGTCGCCGACGGCGAGGTGATCGGCGCGGTGGCGCTCGAGGACGCGGTGCGCCCCGAATCGCGCGCTGCCGTCGCCGCGTTGCGGGAGCGCGGCGTCCACCTCGCGCTCATCACCGGCGACGCCCGACAGGTCGCCGAGGCCGTCGGCAGGGAGCTCGGCATCGACGAGGTGTTCGCCGATGTCCTGCCGCAGGACAAGGACTCCGCTGTCGCCGATCTCCAGGCGCGCGGACGGTCCGTCGCGATGGTCGGCGACGGGGTCAACGACGCGCCGGCCCTCGCTCGGGCCGACGTGGGGATCGCGATCGGGGCCGGGACGGACGTCGCGATGGAATCGGCGGGCGTGGTGCTCGCCGGCAACGATCCGCGCGCTGTGCTCTCGATGATCGACCTGTCGCGCGCGAGCTACCGGAAGATGATCCAGAACCTCGTGTGGGCGGCCGGCTACAACGTGCTCGCGGTGCCGCTCGCGGCCGGCGTGCTCGCACCCATCGGATTCGTGCTCTCCCCGGCGGTCGGCGCGGTGCTCATGTCGCTGTCGACGATCGTCGTCGCGCTCAACGCGCAGCTGCTCCGGCGGGTGGAGCTCGATCCGCAGGCCCTCGCGCCCACCTCCGCGGAGGACGACGCCCCGCGCCGGGAGGCACCGGCGGAGGCGGCGGACCGCGCGTGA